From the Terriglobia bacterium genome, one window contains:
- a CDS encoding C1 family peptidase: MATKSKAHQTASRRSAKTGGVAEALAKLPVRRPSRHGAYGWVRDLPDTRDFLYAAPLIRFPRGLPAVIDLRPKCPPVYDQGQLGSCTGNGIAAAVEFDQRKQGAKGFTPSRLFIYYNERVMEHTVHQDSGAQVRDGIKSVGTLGAPPETDWPYDISKFADQPPASAYSDAKQDLVSAYSRVAQILPQMQGCLAEGYPFVLGFTVYESFEGQEVADSGIVPMPSANEKVVGGHCVVAVGYDNSKRVFIIRNSWGTSWGIKGYCMMPYEYLLDPHLASDFWTIRSVTGK; the protein is encoded by the coding sequence ATGGCAACAAAAAGCAAAGCACATCAAACAGCTTCAAGACGATCGGCAAAAACTGGCGGCGTCGCGGAGGCACTCGCGAAGCTGCCGGTACGCCGCCCTTCTCGACATGGAGCGTACGGGTGGGTTAGAGATCTGCCCGATACCAGGGACTTCTTATATGCCGCTCCCCTGATTCGTTTTCCGCGGGGATTACCGGCGGTTATCGACTTAAGACCGAAGTGCCCACCTGTCTATGACCAGGGTCAGCTCGGCAGCTGTACCGGCAACGGTATCGCGGCGGCTGTCGAGTTCGACCAGAGGAAACAGGGCGCCAAAGGATTTACGCCATCGCGCTTGTTTATTTACTACAACGAACGCGTCATGGAGCACACCGTGCATCAAGATAGCGGCGCTCAAGTACGTGATGGCATTAAATCGGTTGGCACGCTTGGGGCGCCCCCGGAAACCGATTGGCCTTACGATATCTCCAAGTTTGCAGACCAGCCTCCGGCCTCCGCTTATTCCGACGCCAAACAGGACTTGGTCTCCGCCTATTCACGCGTCGCTCAGATCCTTCCGCAAATGCAAGGTTGCCTTGCAGAAGGATATCCTTTTGTACTTGGTTTTACGGTTTACGAGAGTTTTGAAGGCCAGGAAGTGGCCGACAGCGGCATTGTTCCCATGCCGTCTGCAAACGAGAAAGTCGTCGGCGGTCATTGCGTGGTCGCTGTCGGATACGACAACAGCAAGCGAGTGTTCATTATTCGCAATTCGTGGGGAACGAGTTGGGGAATCAAGGGATATTGCATGATGCCGTACGAATATCTGCTGGATCCGCATCTCGCGAGCGACTTCTGGACGATCCGGTCGGTCACGGGAAAGTAA